Proteins encoded together in one Litorilinea aerophila window:
- a CDS encoding tyrosine-protein kinase family protein, translating to MDTLDLREYIRPLLRWWWLILLAALAAGTASFLYLRQQPPTYEARTTIMVGTGLQDPNPNNSQLGLSQTLAQTYADMARRAPLREATMAALQLSKLPEYTVSVAPDSQVIEITVIDQDPQLAYVVANELVRQLIRQSPAGREEQDRENFINQQLDQIEAGIEETEAEIDRKREELAGLFSARDIANTEAQIAALQTKLSTLRANYASLLANSQRGAVNKITILEPASLPTRPLPSNILLNVLAAAMVGAVLAASGAYVLELLDDSVRDEEDVRRRLQLPLIAAVPTARGPDPLVMAKGLPSAATEAYRGLRTNLQFCNVDQELQVLLLTSPAPQEGKSVTTANLALALAHLGQRVILVDADLHRPVQHRLFKLPNKVGLTNGLLAVSAGGQVEVERLLQPTGVPTLRLLTSGPLPPNPAELLGSRRMKELLAQLRQEADVILLDSPPATVVVDATILATLADGVLVVLRAGRTRRARAQRALESLQNVHARIIGAVLNGASVKASYYSHPEYGYGINPQAATSGGGGSLLSRLRRNQPASDDAPGLVQPGPGLPSQPRPGNTK from the coding sequence ATGGATACCCTTGATCTGCGCGAATATATCCGGCCCTTGCTGCGTTGGTGGTGGCTGATCCTGTTGGCGGCCCTGGCCGCGGGCACGGCCAGCTTCCTCTACCTGCGCCAGCAGCCGCCCACCTACGAGGCCCGCACCACCATCATGGTGGGCACCGGCCTCCAGGATCCCAACCCCAACAACAGCCAGCTGGGCCTCTCCCAGACCCTGGCCCAGACCTACGCGGACATGGCTCGCCGGGCGCCCCTGCGGGAGGCGACCATGGCCGCGCTGCAGCTCAGCAAGCTGCCCGAGTACACCGTCTCTGTGGCGCCCGACTCCCAGGTGATAGAGATTACGGTCATCGATCAGGATCCCCAACTGGCCTATGTGGTGGCCAACGAGCTGGTTCGCCAGCTGATCCGCCAGAGCCCCGCCGGCCGGGAGGAGCAGGATCGGGAGAACTTCATCAACCAGCAGCTGGACCAGATCGAAGCCGGCATCGAGGAGACAGAGGCGGAGATCGACCGCAAGCGGGAGGAGCTGGCCGGCCTCTTCAGCGCCCGGGACATCGCCAACACCGAAGCCCAGATCGCGGCCCTCCAGACCAAACTGAGCACCCTGCGGGCCAACTACGCCTCCCTGCTGGCCAACTCCCAGCGGGGCGCTGTCAACAAGATCACCATCCTGGAGCCGGCCTCCCTGCCCACCCGGCCCCTGCCCTCCAACATCCTGCTCAACGTCCTGGCTGCGGCCATGGTGGGCGCGGTGCTGGCCGCCAGCGGCGCCTATGTGCTGGAGCTGCTGGACGACTCGGTGCGGGATGAGGAGGATGTGCGGCGGCGGCTGCAACTGCCCCTCATCGCCGCGGTGCCCACGGCCAGGGGCCCCGACCCCCTGGTGATGGCCAAAGGGCTGCCCTCAGCCGCCACCGAAGCCTACCGGGGACTGCGTACCAACCTCCAATTCTGCAACGTGGATCAGGAGCTCCAGGTGCTCCTGTTGACCAGCCCGGCGCCCCAGGAGGGGAAATCGGTGACCACCGCCAACCTGGCCCTGGCCCTGGCCCACCTGGGCCAGCGAGTGATCCTGGTGGACGCCGACCTGCACCGGCCGGTCCAGCATCGCCTCTTCAAGTTGCCCAACAAGGTGGGCCTGACCAACGGCCTGCTGGCCGTGTCGGCCGGAGGACAGGTGGAGGTCGAGCGGCTGCTCCAGCCCACCGGCGTCCCTACCCTGCGGCTGCTTACATCCGGCCCTCTGCCGCCCAACCCGGCCGAGCTGTTGGGCTCCCGGCGCATGAAGGAGCTGCTGGCCCAACTGCGGCAGGAGGCCGATGTGATCCTGCTGGACAGCCCGCCGGCCACCGTGGTGGTGGACGCCACCATCCTGGCCACCCTGGCGGACGGTGTCCTGGTGGTCCTGCGGGCCGGGCGAACCCGCCGGGCCCGGGCGCAGCGGGCCCTGGAGAGCCTGCAGAACGTCCACGCCCGCATCATCGGCGCGGTGCTCAACGGCGCCTCGGTCAAGGCCAGCTACTACAGCCACCCGGAATACGGCTATGGCATCAACCCCCAGGCAGCCACGTCTGGCGGGGGCGGCAGCCTCTTGAGCCGCCTGCGCCGCAACCAGCCCGCGTCCGACGACGCCCCTGGCCTCGTCCAGCCCGGCCCGGGCCTGCCCTCCCAGCCCCGGCCTGGGAACACCAAGTAG
- a CDS encoding NHL repeat-containing protein has translation MKWKLLITLALFLCLHIILVSRVNAQPFPPAGPFFPGPAGESLPPLSAAAKEHPDVGSAAIPLGQPGMSFRHVQTFGVTREPFIETNDHFYWVEGIGTIGNAVWIGDLLAHRAVKFDANGNFIAQIGKAGIIDHTGTPLARVTDVAEDGSGNVWVVAAEASHVVKYDSSGNRVAELGDAWDPGSSNDRFENPISIALDNSGNIYISDSGYWDSGYGNNRVQVFDSSGNYLATIGGGTCGTGITQLCRPRGIAVYNDRLYVADANNHRVQIFNIANPSAPTYAGTLGVTGSSGSGNNRFQRPQGVAADAGFIYVADTENHRVQVFDRNSLAYVATIGGSYGTGNHQFKYPTDVAVDAGGNIYVADYGNKRVQQFNNSRVYQRTYGTTGDSYVESNDRFYYSEGVAVGPDGSIYVVESYGHRLVKLSAAGAPQWTVGEAGQPGNDNAHFGHLNDVAVGPDGRIYTVESWGTARYMPGANHRLQIFNPDGSYVGGFGSHGSGNNQFNAPGGLGFDFNGNLYIADTDNHRVQIYNSQLAYVATLGVTGQAGSDNAHFNRPYDVAVDKDGYIYVADEGNDRIQVFDSNRQYVRTLGGGGMGSDFGYFAGYGPHHLAIDSQGRLYVADTGNNRVQVFDNFANANAYLTTIGTGGRKSGQFTTLMGIAVGPDNSVYTSEIHNNHRIQKFAPGVPGWKQVNLNGFGERANEGIGGMAPFGNHLYAGTYNFGGNGAQLWRMDTSGAWSPVMTNGFGDSTNVGVSHLVEFNGQLYAGVWNRTSSPPYTNGGEIWRSSNGVSWSQVVNQGFDNPFNGEIIHLTVFDGQIYASTRSFTNTHGAEIWRSSTGNPGDWQQVAADGFGDTNNAAVMTLQEFNGALYAGTRSRIGPGRDGADLWRSVDGLNWAPVITNGFAYTGTYDIAALAVFQDYLYAGTGRYDFATNSYPGGQIWRCSQTSGCDEPADWEMITGNGFGNANNINFSGFVVHDGYLYTFPYNLETGMEVWRSSDGVSWERVGEGGLGDSNNQGTYWNNSIAVFQERLIVGTYNQANGGEAWLFLHNRVYLPVTVRN, from the coding sequence ATGAAGTGGAAATTGCTTATCACCTTGGCCTTGTTTCTTTGCTTACACATCATTCTGGTTAGCAGGGTGAATGCACAGCCATTTCCACCGGCTGGCCCCTTCTTTCCTGGGCCAGCGGGAGAGAGCTTGCCCCCCCTTTCAGCCGCGGCGAAGGAACATCCTGATGTGGGCAGCGCCGCCATTCCCCTCGGTCAACCGGGGATGTCATTCCGGCACGTGCAGACGTTTGGGGTGACCCGCGAACCGTTTATCGAGACCAATGACCACTTCTACTGGGTGGAGGGCATTGGCACGATCGGCAATGCCGTGTGGATTGGGGATTTGCTGGCCCACCGTGCCGTCAAGTTCGACGCCAACGGCAACTTCATCGCCCAGATCGGCAAAGCAGGCATTATAGACCATACCGGCACGCCCCTCGCCCGCGTCACAGATGTGGCCGAGGATGGCAGCGGCAATGTCTGGGTGGTGGCTGCTGAAGCCTCACACGTGGTGAAGTACGACAGCAGCGGCAACAGGGTGGCCGAGTTGGGAGATGCCTGGGACCCTGGCTCGAGCAATGACCGTTTCGAGAACCCCATCAGCATTGCCCTGGACAACAGCGGCAACATCTACATCAGCGATAGCGGCTACTGGGATAGCGGCTACGGCAACAATCGGGTACAGGTCTTCGACAGTAGCGGCAACTACCTGGCCACCATCGGCGGCGGGACTTGTGGAACAGGTATCACGCAACTGTGCCGGCCCCGAGGGATTGCCGTCTACAATGATCGCCTCTATGTGGCCGACGCGAACAACCACCGGGTGCAGATCTTCAACATTGCCAACCCCAGCGCGCCGACCTATGCAGGGACGCTGGGCGTCACCGGCTCCTCCGGCTCCGGCAACAACCGATTCCAGCGGCCGCAAGGTGTGGCGGCGGATGCCGGTTTTATCTATGTGGCCGATACCGAGAACCACCGGGTGCAGGTATTCGACCGCAACAGTCTGGCCTATGTGGCCACCATCGGCGGTAGTTACGGCACGGGGAATCACCAGTTCAAGTACCCCACCGACGTGGCCGTGGACGCCGGGGGCAACATCTACGTGGCCGACTACGGCAACAAACGGGTGCAGCAGTTCAACAACAGCCGCGTCTACCAGCGCACCTACGGCACGACTGGGGACTCCTATGTGGAATCCAACGACCGCTTCTACTATTCGGAAGGCGTGGCCGTGGGGCCGGACGGCAGCATCTATGTAGTGGAGAGCTACGGCCACCGTTTGGTGAAGCTGAGCGCGGCGGGCGCGCCCCAGTGGACGGTGGGCGAGGCCGGCCAGCCGGGCAACGACAATGCCCACTTTGGCCATTTGAATGATGTGGCCGTCGGCCCCGATGGACGCATTTACACAGTAGAAAGCTGGGGAACCGCCCGCTACATGCCCGGCGCCAACCACCGTCTGCAGATTTTCAACCCAGATGGCAGTTACGTTGGTGGTTTTGGGAGCCATGGTAGCGGCAACAATCAATTTAACGCCCCAGGTGGGCTTGGGTTTGACTTCAACGGCAACTTATACATTGCCGACACTGACAATCACCGGGTGCAAATTTACAACAGCCAGCTTGCCTACGTCGCTACCTTAGGTGTGACGGGTCAGGCTGGTTCGGACAACGCTCACTTCAATAGGCCTTATGACGTGGCCGTAGACAAAGACGGCTATATCTACGTGGCCGATGAGGGCAATGACCGTATTCAGGTCTTTGACAGCAACCGGCAGTATGTACGCACCCTCGGCGGTGGCGGAATGGGTAGTGACTTTGGTTATTTCGCAGGATATGGTCCGCACCATCTTGCGATAGATAGTCAAGGTCGATTATATGTGGCCGACACTGGAAACAACCGTGTACAGGTGTTCGATAATTTTGCCAATGCCAATGCGTATCTCACCACTATCGGTACTGGTGGCAGGAAGTCTGGGCAGTTCACTACTTTGATGGGCATCGCCGTCGGCCCGGACAACAGCGTGTATACCTCCGAAATCCACAACAACCACCGCATCCAGAAGTTCGCGCCGGGCGTGCCGGGGTGGAAACAGGTGAATCTCAACGGGTTTGGGGAACGTGCCAATGAGGGAATCGGTGGCATGGCTCCCTTTGGTAACCACCTTTATGCCGGAACTTATAACTTTGGCGGCAATGGCGCCCAACTCTGGCGCATGGACACCTCCGGCGCTTGGTCTCCGGTCATGACCAATGGCTTCGGTGACAGCACTAATGTCGGCGTCAGCCATCTGGTGGAATTCAACGGCCAGCTATACGCAGGCGTTTGGAATCGGACCAGCAGTCCGCCCTACACGAACGGCGGCGAAATCTGGCGTAGCAGCAATGGCGTCAGTTGGTCGCAGGTCGTCAATCAAGGTTTTGACAATCCGTTCAATGGCGAGATCATTCATCTGACTGTCTTCGACGGGCAGATCTATGCCAGCACGCGAAGCTTCACCAATACCCACGGTGCAGAGATCTGGCGCTCCAGCACAGGGAACCCAGGTGACTGGCAGCAAGTGGCGGCCGACGGCTTTGGCGATACAAACAACGCCGCTGTGATGACATTGCAAGAATTCAACGGCGCACTCTACGCAGGTACTCGCAGCCGTATTGGGCCGGGACGTGACGGGGCGGATCTCTGGCGCAGTGTGGACGGCCTGAACTGGGCCCCAGTCATTACGAATGGCTTTGCGTACACTGGCACCTACGATATTGCCGCTCTGGCGGTCTTTCAGGATTATCTGTATGCAGGTACAGGTCGCTACGATTTTGCCACCAATTCCTATCCGGGCGGTCAGATCTGGCGATGTTCTCAAACGTCCGGTTGCGATGAGCCTGCAGACTGGGAAATGATCACCGGAAATGGTTTCGGTAACGCCAACAATATTAACTTCTCTGGTTTTGTTGTACATGACGGGTACCTGTACACCTTCCCTTACAACCTCGAAACCGGCATGGAAGTATGGCGTAGCAGTGACGGCGTCAGCTGGGAGCGTGTTGGAGAGGGAGGATTGGGAGATAGCAATAATCAGGGTACGTACTGGAACAACAGTATCGCCGTGTTCCAGGAGCGGTTGATCGTAGGTACATACAATCAGGCCAATGGAGGTGAAGCATGGCTATTTTTGCACAACCGAGTGTATCTGCCTGTGACCGTACGTAATTGA
- a CDS encoding low molecular weight protein arginine phosphatase produces MSTPSYSVLFVCTANRCRSPMAEALLRLQVAAAGETGDWLIASAGTWAVDGQPAMPNTVAVMREWGVDLSHHRSRSLTPSLLQAFRLILAMTAGHQEALLTEFPECAPRLMLMSELIGRRFDILDPVTGPLEEYRNTARELDKILRQGMPLLRRRARE; encoded by the coding sequence ATGTCCACGCCCTCCTATTCCGTCCTCTTCGTCTGCACGGCCAACCGTTGCCGTTCGCCCATGGCTGAGGCGTTGTTGCGCCTTCAGGTGGCTGCCGCGGGCGAGACGGGGGACTGGCTCATTGCCTCGGCCGGGACGTGGGCGGTGGACGGCCAGCCGGCCATGCCCAACACCGTCGCGGTCATGCGGGAGTGGGGGGTGGATCTGAGCCACCACCGCTCCCGCAGCCTCACCCCCTCCCTGCTCCAGGCCTTCCGCCTCATCCTGGCCATGACCGCGGGCCACCAGGAGGCGCTACTCACCGAGTTCCCCGAGTGTGCGCCCCGCTTGATGCTCATGAGCGAGCTGATCGGCCGCCGCTTCGACATCCTGGATCCAGTGACCGGTCCCCTGGAAGAGTACCGCAACACCGCCCGGGAGCTGGACAAGATCCTGCGCCAGGGTATGCCCCTCCTCCGCCGCCGGGCCCGGGAATGA
- a CDS encoding COX15/CtaA family protein, protein MDRKRFARFTWAVLIANLGVIIWGAYVRASGSGAGCGSHWPLCNGEIIPQDPQIQTLVEFSHRLTSGLALLSVVAMLIWALRLYPKGHPVRLGAGLSMFFMITEALIGAGLVLFQYVATNVSIARAYWMAGHLTNTFLLLAVLTLTVWWASGGGPLRWRGRGLLTWSFGLAGLGLLVLGASGGVTALGDTLTLHAGISPLESPIVAGLIELRIYHPLLALTVGALVALAAWAAHRSQPMVPVGSYASLLLALYLAQLLAGILNVYLRAPIWLQLFHLLLADLIWITFILLAAAVFGAPVAVPGQERPAGRPAVELSANR, encoded by the coding sequence ATGGACCGGAAACGTTTTGCCCGCTTTACCTGGGCAGTGTTGATTGCCAACCTGGGTGTGATCATCTGGGGCGCCTATGTGCGCGCCTCGGGTTCGGGCGCCGGCTGCGGCAGCCACTGGCCCCTTTGCAACGGCGAGATCATCCCCCAGGACCCCCAAATTCAGACCCTGGTGGAGTTCTCCCACCGGCTCACCAGCGGCCTGGCCCTGTTGAGCGTGGTGGCCATGCTGATCTGGGCCCTGCGCCTCTACCCCAAGGGACATCCTGTGCGCCTGGGGGCCGGGCTCTCCATGTTCTTCATGATCACCGAGGCCCTGATCGGCGCCGGCCTGGTGCTCTTCCAGTACGTGGCCACCAACGTCTCGATAGCCCGGGCCTACTGGATGGCCGGCCACTTGACCAACACCTTCCTGCTCCTGGCCGTCCTGACCCTCACCGTCTGGTGGGCTTCGGGCGGCGGGCCACTTCGGTGGCGAGGTCGGGGCCTGTTGACCTGGTCCTTCGGCCTGGCAGGTCTGGGGCTGCTGGTGTTGGGCGCCAGCGGGGGCGTCACCGCGCTGGGCGACACCCTCACCCTCCACGCGGGGATCTCCCCCCTGGAGTCGCCCATCGTCGCCGGCCTCATCGAGTTGCGCATTTACCATCCCCTGTTGGCCCTGACCGTGGGGGCGCTGGTGGCCCTGGCGGCCTGGGCCGCCCACCGCAGCCAGCCCATGGTTCCGGTGGGGAGCTACGCGAGCCTGTTGCTGGCCCTCTATCTGGCCCAGCTCCTGGCCGGGATCCTCAACGTCTACTTGCGGGCGCCCATCTGGCTGCAGCTTTTCCACCTGCTGCTGGCCGACCTGATCTGGATCACGTTCATCCTGCTGGCCGCGGCAGTCTTCGGCGCGCCGGTGGCGGTGCCGGGGCAGGAGAGGCCCGCAGGCCGGCCGGCGGTGGAGCTGTCCGCCAACCGCTGA
- a CDS encoding NAD(P)H-dependent glycerol-3-phosphate dehydrogenase has protein sequence MARIVVLGAGLMGSAFTTPLADNGHEIRLVGTHLDGDIIEELHESHVHPRLRVRLADAVQPYTYDRLDEALAGADLVVLGVNSLGVDWATYMLAPRLSPETPLLFLTKGLEGDGERLRILPHVLRDGFPPDVQPRLQLAAIGGPSIAGELAVRRHTCVVLTGSDPALLERLAGLLRTPYYHVWTNPDFVGVEVCVALKNVYALAVGIVGGLLEKEGQADNQAVMHNLSAALFAQGLWEIAYLVEWAGGQPASVYSLPAAGDLYVTSMGGRNGRMGRWLGLGLPYSDAKRRYMADETIEGAELALAIGPTVETLVQQGRLDPARIPLLRTMIQIVCNDAPVDIPWDEFFAGS, from the coding sequence ATGGCGCGGATCGTTGTGTTGGGCGCTGGCCTGATGGGCAGTGCCTTCACCACACCCCTGGCCGATAACGGCCACGAGATTCGTCTGGTGGGGACCCACCTGGACGGCGACATCATCGAAGAGCTCCACGAGAGCCACGTCCACCCGCGGCTACGGGTGCGGCTGGCCGACGCGGTGCAGCCGTACACCTACGACCGTCTGGACGAGGCCCTGGCCGGCGCGGATCTGGTGGTGCTGGGGGTGAATTCGTTGGGGGTGGACTGGGCCACCTACATGCTCGCGCCCCGCCTCTCCCCGGAGACGCCCCTGCTCTTCCTCACCAAGGGGCTGGAAGGGGACGGGGAGCGGCTGCGCATCCTGCCCCACGTCCTGCGGGATGGTTTTCCGCCCGATGTCCAACCCCGGCTGCAACTGGCGGCCATCGGCGGCCCTTCCATCGCCGGGGAGCTGGCCGTCCGTCGCCACACCTGCGTGGTCCTCACCGGCAGCGACCCGGCCCTGCTGGAGCGGCTGGCGGGCCTGCTGCGCACGCCCTACTACCACGTCTGGACCAATCCGGACTTTGTAGGGGTGGAGGTGTGCGTGGCTTTGAAGAATGTCTACGCCCTGGCCGTGGGCATCGTGGGCGGGCTGTTGGAGAAGGAGGGCCAGGCCGACAACCAGGCGGTGATGCACAACCTCTCAGCGGCCCTCTTTGCCCAGGGGCTGTGGGAGATCGCCTACCTGGTGGAGTGGGCAGGCGGACAGCCGGCCAGCGTCTATTCCCTGCCCGCGGCAGGCGACCTCTACGTGACCAGCATGGGCGGGCGCAACGGCCGCATGGGGCGTTGGCTGGGGCTGGGCCTCCCCTACAGCGACGCCAAACGGCGTTACATGGCCGACGAGACCATCGAGGGCGCCGAGCTGGCCCTGGCCATCGGCCCCACGGTGGAGACCCTGGTGCAGCAAGGGCGGCTGGATCCGGCCCGCATCCCCCTTCTGCGGACCATGATCCAGATCGTCTGCAACGACGCGCCCGTGGACATCCCCTGGGACGAGTTCTTCGCGGGGAGCTGA
- a CDS encoding zinc-dependent alcohol dehydrogenase: protein MNTSQLMTAVRLYGPRDLRVDRVPHPGPPGPEQVLLRVTAVGICGSDLHTYQDARIGDTRLEAPLTLGHEFAGVVEAVGPGEALDGEFQPLQPGTRVAVDPAQPCGRCELCEQGHPNLCRRLHFCGLYPDPGSLSQWMHVPAHTCFPVPDSIDDACAALLEPLGVAIHATDLAKIRVADSVAILGAGPIGLCILQTVRASGAEPIFVVDQFPWRLAVAEELGGIPINFREQDPVEAVMAATNGRGVDVAIEAAWADHSIQQAAQMARLGGRLVLVGIPGDDRFALQHSVARRKGLTIRLSRRMKHVYPRAIRLVQSGKVNLQCLISHRFPLEQTPQAFALNDAYRDNVVKVVIEVGR, encoded by the coding sequence ATGAACACATCCCAGCTGATGACCGCTGTTCGACTCTACGGCCCCCGGGACCTGCGGGTGGATCGGGTACCCCACCCCGGCCCGCCCGGCCCCGAGCAGGTGCTCCTGCGGGTGACCGCGGTGGGTATCTGTGGCAGTGACCTCCACACCTACCAGGATGCCCGCATCGGCGACACCCGGCTGGAAGCGCCCCTGACCCTGGGCCACGAATTCGCTGGCGTGGTGGAGGCGGTCGGCCCCGGCGAAGCCCTGGACGGCGAATTCCAACCCCTGCAGCCGGGCACCCGGGTGGCGGTGGATCCGGCCCAGCCCTGTGGCCGCTGCGAACTATGCGAACAGGGCCACCCCAACCTCTGCCGCCGCCTTCATTTCTGCGGCCTCTACCCGGACCCGGGCAGCCTCTCCCAGTGGATGCATGTGCCGGCCCACACCTGTTTCCCCGTGCCGGATTCCATCGACGACGCCTGCGCCGCGCTGCTGGAACCCCTGGGCGTGGCCATCCATGCCACGGACCTGGCCAAGATCCGGGTGGCCGACAGCGTCGCCATCCTGGGCGCCGGCCCCATCGGCCTCTGCATCCTCCAGACGGTGCGGGCTTCGGGTGCGGAGCCCATCTTCGTGGTGGATCAGTTCCCCTGGCGGCTGGCTGTGGCCGAGGAGCTGGGGGGCATCCCCATCAACTTCCGGGAGCAAGATCCGGTGGAGGCGGTAATGGCGGCTACCAATGGCCGGGGCGTGGACGTAGCCATCGAGGCGGCCTGGGCCGACCACTCCATCCAGCAGGCGGCCCAGATGGCCCGGCTGGGCGGCCGCCTGGTGCTGGTGGGCATCCCGGGCGATGATCGCTTCGCGCTGCAGCACTCGGTGGCCCGGCGCAAAGGGCTCACCATCCGCCTTTCCCGGCGCATGAAGCACGTCTACCCCCGGGCCATTCGCCTGGTCCAAAGCGGCAAGGTTAACCTGCAGTGCCTCATCAGCCACCGCTTCCCGCTGGAGCAGACGCCCCAGGCCTTCGCCCTGAACGACGCCTACAGGGACAACGTGGTCAAGGTGGTGATTGAGGTGGGGAGGTAA
- a CDS encoding ABC transporter ATP-binding protein, translated as MDRGRKEAQGLATVDKEAPGIAPAPPVLIRLEGLSKEYREGRQSRTVLDAISREFYAGEFVCLLGKSGSGKSTLLNLIAGIDAPSAGQVTIQAPEGPVTITALDEEARTRFRRRHIGIVFQFFNLIPTLTVLENVMLPLELGGNRAQARSRATALLERVGLGDRLNTYPDRLSGGEQQRVAIARALVHDPLLILADEPTGNLDDETGEVVLALLLELTRDAGKTLFMATHAAEVARRADRVLHLVHGKLRSDGNWQGRLPADGGAP; from the coding sequence ATGGACAGAGGCAGGAAAGAGGCCCAGGGCCTGGCAACGGTGGACAAGGAGGCGCCAGGCATCGCCCCGGCACCGCCGGTCCTCATCCGGCTGGAAGGCCTGAGCAAGGAGTATCGGGAAGGGCGACAGAGCCGCACTGTGCTGGACGCCATCAGCCGGGAGTTCTACGCCGGCGAGTTCGTCTGCCTGTTGGGCAAGTCGGGCAGCGGCAAGAGCACCCTCCTCAACCTGATCGCCGGTATCGACGCCCCCTCAGCCGGCCAGGTGACCATCCAGGCGCCCGAAGGGCCGGTGACCATCACCGCCCTGGATGAGGAGGCACGTACCCGCTTCCGCCGCCGCCATATCGGCATCGTCTTCCAGTTTTTCAACCTCATCCCCACCCTCACCGTGCTGGAAAACGTGATGCTGCCCCTGGAGCTGGGCGGCAACCGGGCCCAGGCCCGCTCCCGGGCCACGGCCTTGTTGGAGCGGGTGGGCCTGGGCGACCGCTTGAACACTTACCCGGACCGCCTCAGCGGCGGCGAGCAGCAGCGAGTGGCCATCGCCCGGGCCCTGGTCCATGATCCTCTCCTCATCCTGGCCGACGAGCCCACCGGCAACCTGGATGACGAGACAGGCGAGGTGGTGCTGGCGCTCCTGCTGGAGTTGACCCGGGACGCGGGCAAGACCCTCTTCATGGCGACCCACGCGGCCGAGGTGGCCCGCCGGGCCGACCGGGTGCTGCATCTGGTCCACGGCAAGCTGCGCAGCGATGGCAACTGGCAGGGCCGCCTGCCCGCCGACGGAGGCGCGCCATGA